A stretch of Telopea speciosissima isolate NSW1024214 ecotype Mountain lineage chromosome 11, Tspe_v1, whole genome shotgun sequence DNA encodes these proteins:
- the LOC122646195 gene encoding uncharacterized protein LOC122646195: MEAYLKSLGYGVWLTVKNGYMPPTIDITETAEMKKCEDDAKAINALLGSLVNNEFARVVGCTTSKEIWDKLKKVHKGDDKIREAKLQHHWNLFEGLKMSEAETVEQFVSRVNEIINSIRGLGEELKDTVVLKKILRSLPKLYNPKVSAIEESKNLNTLSMDELHGTLTTYEMRMVKSKPIEKEAAFKAMKKLKIKEDSEDEDSNGELIAYLARKLKRGRGKYKGKLPLKCFDCGGIGHFASKCPKKGKVIDSDDEDTQESRFKKRKKKFIPRKGNFNKKSLISKKCKSSSDESSEDDDESDDESFETLFMTLEDKVQHKTTKESGEEEEQEAEYDLQAELYSALTNLKGAKKKIKILQSQLVEEEQVSQLNITVEEMTKITDELSISLSSKVKECTVLEEKLKILKIELEEIQKMNLQEEITSSPPVNILKSKGKEVVSQPTGVDISSSRKSNENVLDEILSLQRPLHLKTGLGYVKE, encoded by the coding sequence ATGGAGGCTTATCTGAAGTCTTTAGGTTATGGAGTCTGGCTAACAGTGAAGAACGGTTACATGCCCCCTACTATAGACATCACAGAGACAGCAGAGATGAAGAAGTGCGAAGATGATGCTAAGGCAATAAATGCACTTCTAGGCTCCCTGGTGAACAACGAATTTGCTAGAGTGGTCGGTTGTACAACATCAAAGGAGATTTGGGATAAACTTAAAAAAGTCCATAAGGGAGATGATAAAATTAGAGAGGCAAAGCTGCAACACCACTGGAACTTGTTTGAAGGGTTGAAGATGTCTGAGGCAGAGACAGTTGAACAGTTCGTGAGCAGGGTAAACGAAATCATCAACTCCATTAGAGGGTTAGGTGAAGAATTGAAGGATACAGTAGTTTTGAAGAAAATATTGAGATCTTTACCTAAATTATACAACCCGAAAGTGTCTGCCATAGAAGAGTCAAAAAATTTGAACACCTTGAGCATGGATGAGTTGCATGGAACTTTAACGACTTATGAGATGAGAATGGTCAAGTCCAAACCAATAGAGAAGGAAGCCGCATTTAAAGCcatgaagaaactaaaaatcaagGAAGATAGTGAAGATGAGGATTCTAATGGTGAGTTAATAGCCTACTTGGCTAGGAAACTCAAGAGAGGCAGAGGCaaatacaagggaaaacttCCCTTGAAATGTTTTGACTGTGGTGGAATTGGGCACTTTGCTTCAAAGTGTCCCAAGAAAGGCAAGGTTATAGATTCTGATGATGAAGATACTCAAGAGAGCAggttcaagaaaagaaaaaaaaagttcatcCCTAGAAAAGGGAATTTCAATAAGAAAAGTCTCATCTCAAAGAAGTGCAAGTCTTCTTCAGATGAGTCatcagaagatgatgatgagtcAGATGATGAGTCATTTGAGACTTTATTTATGACACTTGAAGATAAGGTGCAACACAAGACTACTAAAGAGtctggagaagaggaagaacaggaaGCTGAGTATGACCTGCAAGCAGAGTTGTATTCTGCTTTAACTAATCTCAAGGGTGccaaaaagaagataaaaatcttACAGAGTCAGCTTGTGGAGGAGGAGCAGGTAAGCCAATTAAACATTACAGTTGAAGAGATGACCAAGATCACTGATGAGCTGAGTATCAGTCTATCATCCAAAGTAAAGGAGTGCACTGTCCTTGAAGAGAAATTAAAGATATTGAAGATTGAATTGGAAGAGATACAGAAGATGAACTTACAAGAAGAAATTACATCATCTCCTCCAGTTAACATTTTGAAATCCAAGGGCAAGGAAGTTGTGTCTCAACCAACTGGAGTGGATATTTCATCATCTAGAAAGTCAAATGAAAATGTGTTAGATGAGATCCTTAGCCTTCAGAGACCTTTACATTTGAAGACTGGCTTAGGATATGTGAAAGAATGA